The following nucleotide sequence is from Pseudonocardia abyssalis.
GCATGTTGTGCACCGACGCACGCGACCGGCCGCGCTCCTGACCGGGATCCGCTACTGCAGGGATGCCACACCGGAGTCACGCCGCGTCGTTCCATTGTCATCATATGGATCCCGAACATGGCCTGGCCCGTACCTCCGGCGAACGGAACCCGGCCGCTCATGCATCAAGGATGCGGTTGAGTGCAGGTGCGACGTCGCGGTGGGTATGCACGAGGTGCAGCGTTCCGTGTCCGAGGCGGGCGAGATCGCGCCCCAGGGGCAAGTCATGCTCGCCGTCGGTCTCGATCAGCACATGCAGTTTGCTGAACCGGCGGGCGATGTCGCGGGGATCGGGGCCGGCGTTGTGCACCGCGTCGGTCAACAAGATCGCGGTCTTCCGACGTGCGGCCGACCGGGCGAGCTCGGCGTGGGCGACGGACAGGCCGAAGCCGACGTTGGTCAGCCCGCGGGCCGGGATCCGTAGCAGCGCGTCCAGCAGTGCCGACGGGGTGGACCGCTCGGTCAGGCCCGTGATCACCGCGGCGTCGGACCAGAACGCCACCAGCGCCAACTGGTCCCCGGCACCGGGCAGGTCCGCGGACAGCGCCGCCACCGTCGCCGCGGCGATCCGCACCTTCTCACCCCGCATCGACCCGGACACGTCCACGATGAGCACCGCCGCCCGGCGGCTACTCATCCGTTCGCGCACGACCACGTCGGCGTCCTCCGGTACCGGACGCTCGACCAGCACCTCGATCGTGCGGTCCAGGTCGATGTCGTCGGAGCGGTAGGCGTAGGGCATCGACGCCGGCGGCCCGGTGCCCCGCTCGGGCTGCGGGTCGCGCCGGGGGCGGCGCACCCACAGCCTCCGCGCGATCGCCTGCGCCATCGACGCCACCGCCGGATCGGGGGCGGTGTCCTCGAGCAGATCGTCGAGCTCCTTCTGCACGGCCCGTTGGGCGGTGACCAGGACGCCCTGCCCGCCCGCGGGCAGCTGGTCGGAGCCGCGGCCGCGGCCGGGGCCCAGCTCGGCCACGACCGGCGCACCCGTTCCCCGGGAGAACAGGTCGGGGGCGCTGTCAAGCTTCTTGGGCTTGCGGCGCAGCGGTTGCAGCGTCCGTCGCTCACCGCTCTCGGCCGTGGGCAGCGCGACGGCGCTGTCGAGATTCAGGCGGTGCGGACCCGGCGCTGCCCGCCGGGGGCGGAGAAAAAAAGGTCCTCCCAGATCGCGGTGATCACCTGTTCCGGCGTGGCGTCGGAGGCCTCGTCCACCCCGACCCGCGCCGAGAGCGCCAGCAGCGCCGCGTCGAGCAGCATCCGTTTCTGGTCGGCACCGGGCTCGATCCGGACCAGCTCCACTGCGATCGCCACCAGGTCGATCGCGCCGCGCACGCTCGAACCGCGGCGCAGCTCGGGATGCGAACGCGTCGCCCGTGTGAGAGCCACCCCGTCACCGATCAGCGCCGGGTCGTCGCACCCGGTGCGGCGGGCGACGATGTCCGCCTCCTCCGGCGCCGACTGGTAGCCCACCGCGAGCCGGCACCACCGGTCGTAGACCGAGTCCGAGATTCGCGCGGTGCCCACGTTGTCAAACGGGTTCATCGACGCCAGCACCCGGAACGACGGCGCGGCGGGGATCGTCCCCACCCGCGGCACCGTCACCGCCCGCTCGGCCATCGCCCCGAGCAGCACGTTCAACGTGTCCTCCGGTGCCCGGTTGAGCTCCTCGATGTAGAGGAATCCGCCGGTCTGCATCGCCTCGACCATCGGCCCGGGCACGAAGTTGTCCGGGGAGTAGTCCTCCTTCAGCACCCGTGCCGGGTTGTGGTGCCCGACCAGCCGCGCCGGCGTCAGCTCCGCATTGCCCTCCACCAGCACGAACGGCACACCCCACCGCTCGGTGATCGCGCGCAGCATCGTCGACTTCGACGTGCCTGGCGGACCTTCCAGCATCACGTCCCGACCGGCGGACACCGCCGCCAGCACCAGGGTCAGCTCACGACCACGGCCCACCACCGCCGCCGCGATCGCGTCCCGCGCCCGCTCGTCCACCGAAGTCGACACTGTCTGCTCCCCTCTCAGCCCGCCGCCGCGCGCAGCGCGCACGCGGCCGCGGTCACCGGCCTGTGACGGCGCGGCACCTGCACCGCTCCCGTGTCGTCACCGAGCAGTTCCACCGAATCGACCCCCAGGTCTTCCAGCACGGACGACGCCACGTCTGCGGACGCTCGGCGCGCAGTCTCGTCGACCCGCCCCAGCAGCGTGCACGCGCGCACCGTCCCTGCCGCCCGGACGTAGATGACGACGCCGCGCCCCCGGGCGGTGACCGAGGCCATCGCGTCGTCGAGGGCACGCCCGCAACCGCAAGCCAGCGACCCGAACACGTCGCCCGACAGGCATTCGGTGTGAACGTGCACCAGGACGTCGTCCGCACCCGCGACCGTCCCGGCGACCAGTGCCACGTGCTCCGCCCCGTCGTGCACCCCTCGGTAGCCGAACGCGCGCAGCCCCCCGCGAGCCGTGGGGAGCCCGGTCTCGGCGATGCGCCGGACCTGCAGCTCGGCCCGACGCCGGTGCGTCACCAGCTCCGCGATCGACACGATCTCCAGGTCGTGCTCCCGTGCGAAGCCCTCCAGCTCCGGCCCGCGAGCCATCTCGCCGGGCCGGTCCCGCGAGACGATCTCGCACAGAGCTCCCGCTGGACGGAGCCCGGCCATACGGGCGAGGTCGACGGCTGCCTCGGCGTGACCCGGGCGGACCAGGACGCCGCCCTCGCGCGCCCGCAGGGGGACGACGTGCCCGGGCCGTACGAGGTCCGAGGGCCGCGTCGCAGACCCGGCCAGCGCGGCCACCGTCCGTGACCTGGACGTCGCGGAGATGCCCGTCCCGGTGCCGCGCAGGTCGACCGTGACGCGGTAGGCGGTGCCGAAGCGGTCGCCGTTGGAATGGTGCATAGGCGGCAGGTCCAACCGTTCGCACTCGTCACCGGTCAGGGCGACGCACACGTAGCCCGACGTGTGCCGGACGGTGAAGGCCAGCAGCTCGGGGGTGGCGCACTCGGCCGCGAAGACCAGATCGCCCTCGTCCTCACGGTCGGCGTCGTCGACGACCACCACGGGCCGACCGGCCGCGACCGCGGCGGCGGCCCGGCTCACGCGGTCCGGTGTCGGGGGCGGGGTCACGCGGATCGTGCCGGTGTTCCTCATGCGCGTCTCACTCCGGGGTCGTCAGATCGCGGCGAGCCGGCGGAACCGGCTGCCGTGGAACACCAGCGGCGCGGTGTCGGGCCGCGCCAGCAGGCCGTGGATGCGCAGCAGCGCGATCGCGTGGTCGCCGGCAGCCACCTCCTCGTGCAGCGAGCAGTCCAGCCACGCCGATGACCCGTGCACCAGGACCCCGCCCTCCGCCGTCGCCTCCCACCCCACCCCCGCGAACCGGTCGCCGGACTTGCGCGACAGGCTCAGGCAGATCTCGTCGTGGCCCTCGGCCAGCACGCTCAACCCGAGCCGGGGCCGCGCGCGCAACTTCGGCCACGTCGCCGACACGTCCTGCACGCACACCGATACCAGCGGCGGCGCGACCGACACCGACGTGAACGAGCTCGCGGCCATCCCGACGGGCTCGCCGTCGACCACCGCGCACACGGCCGTCACCCCCGAGGGGAAGCAGCCGAACGCCCGGCGGAGCTGCGCCGGGTCCGTGCCCACGGCCTCGATCTCGATCATCCTGCGGTACGCCCTCCCTCGCCGACGATCGCGGATCAGATCAACAGGAGCCCGTCGACCGGGTCGGCCACACCGAGGAGCGCGGCACCGGCCGGAACGAATGCACCGTCGGGGTGCAGGTACGAATGGTTCTTCAGGAAGTTGACGTCCCGCTGCTGGCGCTGGAGCGGGTTGTCCAGGTGAAAGACGCTCGACCCGGATCCTTCGACGACGATCTCGATGGCGTCCCGGGCGACCTGGCAGATCCTGGGTGAGGCCATGCGCAGTGTGGCGGCGGTCTCGACGTTCGCGGTCTCTCCGCGGTCGGACAGCTCCGACACCACCCGCAGGGTCTCGTCCCAGAGTGTGCGGGCCATCCTGGCCTCGGTCACCGCCTGCCCGTACCGACCCCACGCCTCCGGATGGTCGCGCTGCGGGCCGAGCCCGAAACCCACGATCCGGGTCTGGATCCGCTGGTGCATGTCCTCGACGGCCGCCTCCGCGCAGCCGACCGCGACCGCGGCAAGCAGGACGTCGAACATGCGGATGATGGAGAAGCCCTCGAGCGGGCGCACGTCGTCCGGGTCCGCCGGGTTCAGGCGCTCCTGCCCGAACGCCGTCCACTGCCGGTCCGCCGGGATGAAGTGGTCCTCCAGCGCGAAGGTGTTCGACCCGGTGGCCTTCATGCCCGCCATGTGCCAGATGTCGATGAGCGCGACGTCGGCGACGTCGGCGCACAGGCCGAGGACGACGGGGTCCTCACCCTCCGGGCGTTCCTCGAGGGTGATGAGCAGGACGTGGTCGGCGTTCATGATGCCACTCGCGAAGGGCCACTTCCCCGTGACGCGCCACCCTCCCTCCACCGGGACCGCCGTGCCGGAGGGCGTCGCCTGGAACCCGGCCGAGAGCGCTGCGGTGGCCAACGGGCGGCCCTGCAGCAAGTGCCTCAGGTCCTGCGTGATCGACACGTTGTGCACGACCAGGAACGAGTACACCCAGGCGGTCGAGGCGCAGCCCTTGGCCAAGATCCGGGTGATCGTGCCGAGCTCGCGCATGCCGTAGCCGTGGCCGCCCTCGCTCTGCGGGCTCACCACGTACAGGAGACCGGCGGCGTGCAGGTCGGAGATCGTCTCGTCGGGGATGCGGCGCAGGTCCTCCGCGGCGCGCGCACGCTTTCGCAGGACGGGCACGAGGGCCTCGGCGCGCGCGAACAGCTCCTCCGCGGACGGGCGTTCGGCGGTTCGTCCGGACGTAGTCAGTGTGCTGGTCATGGTTCTCCCTCTCAGAGCTGCATGCAGCCGGCATCGACCGGGAGCGAGACCCCGGTGACGTAACGGGCTTCGTCGGACGCGAGGAACACGATGGCGTTGGAGATGTCGACCGGTTCGATCCACGGGATCGGCAGGATGTTGAGGGAGGCGAACCCGTCCTTGGCGTCCTCCGCGTCCGGGGACTCCAGGTCCGGGCGGAAGAGCCGGTACATCGGGTCGTTCTGGATCATGTCGGTGTTCACCGACGTGGGGTGGATCGAGTTGACGCGGACGTGGAACGGGGCCAGCTCGTGCGTCATCGCCCGGAGCAACCCGGTCACGCCGTGCTTGGCCGCGGTGTAATGGGCAACGCCCCCGTTGCCCTTCAGTCCGTACACCGAGCTCGTCGCGATGAACGCGCCCCCGCCCGCCGCGATCAGGTGCTCCACCGTGGCCTTCGCGGTGTTGAACACTCCGGTCAGATTGATGTCGATCATGTCCTGCCACTGCTCGGCCGTCAGGTCGCGGACACCGCCGAAGCTGCAGATGCCGGCGTTCGCGGCGACGATGTCCAGACGGCCCAGCTCCGCGACACCGGCGTCCACGGCCGCGACCAGCGCGGCCGCATCCCGGACGTCGGCGGTCCGGTGCACGATCCGCCGGTCCTCGGCCTCCACGAGCTTCGCGGTCTCCGCCAGGTCCGCCTCGCCGGACATCCCGTACGGGACGGTACCGACCTGGTCGCAGATGTCGACCGCGATGATGTCCGCGCCCTCCTGCGCCATCCGGACCGCATGACTGCGCCCCTGGCCCCTGGCTGCTCCGGTCACGAACGCGACCTTGCCGTCCAACCTGCCCACGTCGACTCCTTCGTCACCGGTCCGCCGAGAGGCTGTCCCGCGTCGGACCGCCTGCTGGCACCACAGCATCTGTCGGGCGCCGGCACCGCGGAGCTCTCAGTTGTGAGACCGCACCGTGGTCGCCGAGTCGTCTTCACTGCAGGGGCCAACGGCGGCACGAGAGGGTGCGCGACAACGCCTGCACCGGCTCGCCGCTACGACGACAGGAGGCGTCATGGGACGACTCGAAGGCAAGGTCGCACTCGTCACGGGAGCGGCTCGCGGCCAGGGCAGATCGCATGCCGTGCACCTGGCAGAGGAGGGCGCGGACATCGTCGCCGTGGACCTGTGCGGGCAGATCGACAGCATCCCGTACGCCATGGGCCGGCCCGAGGACCTGGCACGCACGGCGGAGCTCGTGGAGGGGCTCGACCGGCGCATCGTCACGAGTCAGGCCGACGTCCGCGACAGCGCAGCCATGGAGCAGGCGGTGTCCGAGGCTGTCGCGCAGTTCGGGCAGATCTACGTGCTGTGCGCGAACGCCGGTGTGTTCAGCTTCGCCCCCTTCACCGAGCTGACCGATGAGCTCTGGGACGACATGATCGGCGTGACGCTGACCGGGGTGTTCCGGACGGTTCGCGCGGTCCTGCCCGTGATGCTGGAGCAGGAGCGCGGCTCCATTGTGCTGACCGGCTCGACGGCCAGCCGGAAGGGCTACGCGAACTTCGCCCATTACACCGCGGCGAAGCACGGGGTGGTAGGCATCATGCGGTCTCTGGTGCAGGAGGTGTCCTCGAAGAACATCCGCGTCAACTGCGTCCTGCCGACGACGGTGGCGACCGACATGGTGACCAACGATGCGGTCTACCGGCTCTTCGATCCGGAGTCACCGAGCCGGGAGAGCTTCGAGAACGTGATCGCCTCCATGAACGCCCTGCCTGTGGGCACGATCCAGCCCATCGACATCTCACGGGCCGTCGCCTGGCTCGCCTCCGACGAGTCCCGGTACGTCACGGGGATCTGCCTGCCGGTGGACGCGGGGTTCCACGAGAAGGTCGGCTGAGTCCGAGCACGGGGCCTCGGCCACGCTGACCGGCCCCGGGATGTTCCTGGACAGGACACCCCGGGGCCCGGGCGGCGCAGACCGGTCAGCGAGTGGCGTCGGCCCCTGCCGCCGCCTGTCGCAGACGGGTGGTGCGGTGCACCGGATCGGTGTCGAACTTAGGGATGACGTGCTCACCCATCAGCTTGATCATCCGCAGCGTCTCCTCCTTCGACTTGACCCCCCGCAGCATCAGGAACTGGTCGGCACCGGTGGCCTCCCAGCGCCGAATCTGCGCGACCGCGTCGTCCGGGTCGCCGACGATGGCCGCCCCGAGCTCGAGGAAGCCCTCGAGCGCCTCCTCTGTGAGGTCCGGCATCACCTCCGGCCAGACGGGGAAGCCCTCCGGTCGCGGGAAGGTGTCGTGGTAGCGGAACACCTGGCTCATCTGGTAGTTGTTCCCGCCCTGGAGGAAGTCGCGGCGCGCCTGGTCGCGGTCCTCGGCGATCGAGTTGAACCCGTTCGCCACGATGAGGTTGTCGTTCACCCACGCACCGACCGGCTCGTCGCACTCGGCGACCGCCTTCTTGTAGGACTTGATCGCGGCGTCGGTGCGGGGGAGCTCGTCGAGTGAGAACCCAAGTGCCCCCATCCCCTTGCGGCCGCACATCTCGAAGCTCGACGTGTTGCCGGCGGCGTACCAGATGCCGGGGTGCAGGGCACCGTAGGGCTTGGGCAGCACCTTGCGCGGGGGCATGTCCCAGTAGGTCCCCGAGAAGCCCTCGTAGACGTCCTGGGTCCACATCTTCACGAACTCGCCGATGGTCTCCTCGAAGATCTTCTTCGTCTCCGAGACGTCGGTGATCTCGGTGTGGAAGCCGGTGACCTCCGTGCTGCCGGCCCCGCGGCCGACCCCGAACTCGAACCTGCCCTCGGTGAGGTGGTCGAGCATCGCCACGCGTTCGGCCACCGCGGCCGGGTGGTGCACCTTCGGCAGCGGGTTGAAGATCCCCGACCCGATGTGCGCGGTGGTGGTCAGGGCACCCAGGGCGCCGAGGAAGACGTCGCTGGCCGAGATGTGGCTGTACTCGTCGAGGAAGTGGTGCTCGGAGATCCAGATGTACTTGAAACCCGCGGCCTCGGCGGCGAGGCAGACCTCCAGGTCGTCCATCAGCACCTGGTGCTCCGCGTTCGGGTCGCCCTGCCGGACGTGCGCCGGCAGGTAGCCCTGGGTGAGAAAGCCGAATTCCACGTCGTTCTCCTCGTTGTCGTCAGTGGGTGGACGCCCGGGAACGGGCAGCGCAGGACACCGGCGTACGCCGGTGCGGTGGATCACCCGCAGGTGTCGATCTGCGGTGCAGGAGTACTCCGGGCCGGATCAGCGCCGGGGCGGGTCTGTGATCCCGAGGTGGCGGATCTTGCGGTAGATGGTCGCCCGGGAGACGCCGAGCGATGCAGCGGCGGCTTCCCGCTTCCAGCCCACGGAACGCAGCGCCGCGACGATCGTGTCGCGTTCTGCGAGCTCGAGATCGGTCAGCCGCCGGGAGCCGCTCCGCTGCCTCGGCCGGCACTCCTGCGGGAGGTCGTGCTCGGTGATGTCGCAGTGCATCGAGTTCACGAGGGCGGTGGCGACGGTGCGGCGCAGCTCGGTGGTGTTGCCGAGCCACTGGCGAGCCATGAGGAGTGCGAGGGCCGCAGCGGTGCACCGGACGCGGCGACCGGCTCCGACGCGCTCGCGGATCACTTCGTCCACCAGCGCAGGGATGTCGGCACGCCGGTCCCGCAGGGGTGGCACCTCGATCACGACGTCGACCACCGACTCCCAGTGGCACGGCAGCTCGGCCGCCGAGCCCGTCATCGC
It contains:
- a CDS encoding vWA domain-containing protein; amino-acid sequence: MAELGPGRGRGSDQLPAGGQGVLVTAQRAVQKELDDLLEDTAPDPAVASMAQAIARRLWVRRPRRDPQPERGTGPPASMPYAYRSDDIDLDRTIEVLVERPVPEDADVVVRERMSSRRAAVLIVDVSGSMRGEKVRIAAATVAALSADLPGAGDQLALVAFWSDAAVITGLTERSTPSALLDALLRIPARGLTNVGFGLSVAHAELARSAARRKTAILLTDAVHNAGPDPRDIARRFSKLHVLIETDGEHDLPLGRDLARLGHGTLHLVHTHRDVAPALNRILDA
- a CDS encoding mycofactocin-coupled SDR family oxidoreductase encodes the protein MGRLDGKVAFVTGAARGQGRSHAVRMAQEGADIIAVDICDQVGTVPYGMSGEADLAETAKLVEAEDRRIVHRTADVRDAAALVAAVDAGVAELGRLDIVAANAGICSFGGVRDLTAEQWQDMIDINLTGVFNTAKATVEHLIAAGGGAFIATSSVYGLKGNGGVAHYTAAKHGVTGLLRAMTHELAPFHVRVNSIHPTSVNTDMIQNDPMYRLFRPDLESPDAEDAKDGFASLNILPIPWIEPVDISNAIVFLASDEARYVTGVSLPVDAGCMQL
- a CDS encoding LLM class flavin-dependent oxidoreductase is translated as MEFGFLTQGYLPAHVRQGDPNAEHQVLMDDLEVCLAAEAAGFKYIWISEHHFLDEYSHISASDVFLGALGALTTTAHIGSGIFNPLPKVHHPAAVAERVAMLDHLTEGRFEFGVGRGAGSTEVTGFHTEITDVSETKKIFEETIGEFVKMWTQDVYEGFSGTYWDMPPRKVLPKPYGALHPGIWYAAGNTSSFEMCGRKGMGALGFSLDELPRTDAAIKSYKKAVAECDEPVGAWVNDNLIVANGFNSIAEDRDQARRDFLQGGNNYQMSQVFRYHDTFPRPEGFPVWPEVMPDLTEEALEGFLELGAAIVGDPDDAVAQIRRWEATGADQFLMLRGVKSKEETLRMIKLMGEHVIPKFDTDPVHRTTRLRQAAAGADATR
- a CDS encoding acyl-CoA dehydrogenase family protein, with the translated sequence MTSTLTTSGRTAERPSAEELFARAEALVPVLRKRARAAEDLRRIPDETISDLHAAGLLYVVSPQSEGGHGYGMRELGTITRILAKGCASTAWVYSFLVVHNVSITQDLRHLLQGRPLATAALSAGFQATPSGTAVPVEGGWRVTGKWPFASGIMNADHVLLITLEERPEGEDPVVLGLCADVADVALIDIWHMAGMKATGSNTFALEDHFIPADRQWTAFGQERLNPADPDDVRPLEGFSIIRMFDVLLAAVAVGCAEAAVEDMHQRIQTRIVGFGLGPQRDHPEAWGRYGQAVTEARMARTLWDETLRVVSELSDRGETANVETAATLRMASPRICQVARDAIEIVVEGSGSSVFHLDNPLQRQQRDVNFLKNHSYLHPDGAFVPAGAALLGVADPVDGLLLI
- a CDS encoding AAA family ATPase, which encodes MSTSVDERARDAIAAAVVGRGRELTLVLAAVSAGRDVMLEGPPGTSKSTMLRAITERWGVPFVLVEGNAELTPARLVGHHNPARVLKEDYSPDNFVPGPMVEAMQTGGFLYIEELNRAPEDTLNVLLGAMAERAVTVPRVGTIPAAPSFRVLASMNPFDNVGTARISDSVYDRWCRLAVGYQSAPEEADIVARRTGCDDPALIGDGVALTRATRSHPELRRGSSVRGAIDLVAIAVELVRIEPGADQKRMLLDAALLALSARVGVDEASDATPEQVITAIWEDLFFSAPGGQRRVRTA
- a CDS encoding flavin reductase family protein translates to MIEIEAVGTDPAQLRRAFGCFPSGVTAVCAVVDGEPVGMAASSFTSVSVAPPLVSVCVQDVSATWPKLRARPRLGLSVLAEGHDEICLSLSRKSGDRFAGVGWEATAEGGVLVHGSSAWLDCSLHEEVAAGDHAIALLRIHGLLARPDTAPLVFHGSRFRRLAAI
- a CDS encoding mycofactocin-coupled SDR family oxidoreductase; protein product: MVAESSSLQGPTAAREGARQRLHRLAATTTGGVMGRLEGKVALVTGAARGQGRSHAVHLAEEGADIVAVDLCGQIDSIPYAMGRPEDLARTAELVEGLDRRIVTSQADVRDSAAMEQAVSEAVAQFGQIYVLCANAGVFSFAPFTELTDELWDDMIGVTLTGVFRTVRAVLPVMLEQERGSIVLTGSTASRKGYANFAHYTAAKHGVVGIMRSLVQEVSSKNIRVNCVLPTTVATDMVTNDAVYRLFDPESPSRESFENVIASMNALPVGTIQPIDISRAVAWLASDESRYVTGICLPVDAGFHEKVG
- the ribB gene encoding 3,4-dihydroxy-2-butanone-4-phosphate synthase, with the protein product MRNTGTIRVTPPPTPDRVSRAAAAVAAGRPVVVVDDADREDEGDLVFAAECATPELLAFTVRHTSGYVCVALTGDECERLDLPPMHHSNGDRFGTAYRVTVDLRGTGTGISATSRSRTVAALAGSATRPSDLVRPGHVVPLRAREGGVLVRPGHAEAAVDLARMAGLRPAGALCEIVSRDRPGEMARGPELEGFAREHDLEIVSIAELVTHRRRAELQVRRIAETGLPTARGGLRAFGYRGVHDGAEHVALVAGTVAGADDVLVHVHTECLSGDVFGSLACGCGRALDDAMASVTARGRGVVIYVRAAGTVRACTLLGRVDETARRASADVASSVLEDLGVDSVELLGDDTGAVQVPRRHRPVTAAACALRAAAG